From a single Podarcis raffonei isolate rPodRaf1 chromosome 10, rPodRaf1.pri, whole genome shotgun sequence genomic region:
- the SMIM45 gene encoding protein SMIM45, protein MPHFLDWFVPMYLMISILILVGFGACIYYFEPGLQEAHKWRTQRPIMERDLRKTLMIRDNLAFGVPEV, encoded by the coding sequence ATGCCTCATTTCTTGGATTGGTTTGTGCCAATGTATCTGATGATCTCCATTCTTATCTTGGTGGGCTTTGGAGCTTGCATATACTACTTTGAGCCAGGACTTCAGGAAGCTCACAAGTGGCGGACACAAAGGCCGATCATGGAACGAGACCTTCGGAAAACACTGATGATACGAGACAACCTTGCATTTGGGGTGCCTGAAGTCTAG
- the SEPTIN3 gene encoding neuronal-specific septin-3 isoform X1, which yields MFKGPVDTKPEAAMSELVPEPRPKPVVPMKPVGINSNLLGYIGIDTIIEQMRKKTMKTGFDFNIMVVGQSGLGKSTLVNTLFKSQVSRKSSGWSREEKIPKTVEIKAIGHVIEEGGVKMKLTVIDTPGFGDQINNENCWEPIEKYINEQYEKFLKEEVNIARKKRIPDTRVHCCLYFISPTGHSLRPLDMEFMKHLSKVVNIIPVIAKADTMTLEEKIEFKQRVRKELEINGIEFYPQKEFDEDLEDKTENDKIRQESMPFAVVGSDKEYQVNGKRVLGRKTPWGVIEVENLSHCEFALLRDFLIRTHLQDLKEVTHNIHYETYRAKRLNDNGGLPPVTVETEENHESNL from the exons ATGTTCAAAG GGCCAGTAGATACCAAGCCTGAAGCAGCCATGTCTGAGCTGGTGCCAGAGCCGCGGCCAAAACCAGTTGTGCCAATGAAACCCGTTGGTATCAATTCCAATCTGCTGGGCTACATTGGGATTGACACCATCATAGAGCAGATGCGCAAGAAGACCATGAAAACTGGATTTGACTTCAACATCATGGTTGTCG GCCAGAGTGGACTGGGCAAATCCACACTTGTGAACACCCTCTTCAAATCCCAAGTCAGTCGCAAGTCTTCAGGCTGGAGCCGCGAGGAGAAGATCCCTAAGACAGTGGAAATCAAGGCCATTGGGCATG TTATTGAAGAAGGTGGTGTCAAAATGAAGCTCACAGTTATTGATACCCCTGGATTTGGTGACCAGATCAACAATGAAAACTG CTGGGAGCCCATTGAGAAATATATTAATGAGCAGTATGAGAAGTTCCTGAAGGAGGAGGTcaatattgcaagaaagaaacGGATCCCAGACACGAGAGTCCACTGTTGCCTCTACTTTATCTCCCCCACAGGTCACTC CTTAAGACCTTTGGATATGGAATTCATGAAGCACTTGAGCAAAGTAGTCAACATCATCCCAGTTATCGCCAAGGCAGACACCATGACTCTGGAGGAGAAGATTGAGTTCAAACAGAGG GTCCGCAAGGAACTGGAAATCAATGGCATCGAATTTTACCCCCAAAAAGAGTTTGATGAGGACCTTGAAGATAAGACAGAGAATGACAAAATCAGG CAGGAAAGTATGCCATTTGCTGTGGTGGGCAGTGACAAGGAATATCAAGTGAACGGGAAAAGGGTCCTGGGGAGGAAGACGCCCTGGGGAGTCATCGAAG TGGAAAATCTCAGTCACTGTGAATTTGCTCTACTTCGAGACTTTCTCATTAG GACCCACCTTCAAGATCTAAAAGAAGTAACGCACAACATCCACTATGAGACTTACAGGGCTAAACGACTGAATGACAATGGGGGGCTCCCCCCAGTGACCGTAGAAACAGAAGAAAACCATGAAAGCAACCTGTGA
- the SEPTIN3 gene encoding neuronal-specific septin-3 isoform X3, whose translation MSELVPEPRPKPVVPMKPVGINSNLLGYIGIDTIIEQMRKKTMKTGFDFNIMVVGQSGLGKSTLVNTLFKSQVSRKSSGWSREEKIPKTVEIKAIGHVIEEGGVKMKLTVIDTPGFGDQINNENCWEPIEKYINEQYEKFLKEEVNIARKKRIPDTRVHCCLYFISPTGHSLRPLDMEFMKHLSKVVNIIPVIAKADTMTLEEKIEFKQRVRKELEINGIEFYPQKEFDEDLEDKTENDKIRQESMPFAVVGSDKEYQVNGKRVLGRKTPWGVIEVENLSHCEFALLRDFLIRTHLQDLKEVTHNIHYETYRAKRLNDNGGLPPVTVETEENHESNL comes from the exons ATGTCTGAGCTGGTGCCAGAGCCGCGGCCAAAACCAGTTGTGCCAATGAAACCCGTTGGTATCAATTCCAATCTGCTGGGCTACATTGGGATTGACACCATCATAGAGCAGATGCGCAAGAAGACCATGAAAACTGGATTTGACTTCAACATCATGGTTGTCG GCCAGAGTGGACTGGGCAAATCCACACTTGTGAACACCCTCTTCAAATCCCAAGTCAGTCGCAAGTCTTCAGGCTGGAGCCGCGAGGAGAAGATCCCTAAGACAGTGGAAATCAAGGCCATTGGGCATG TTATTGAAGAAGGTGGTGTCAAAATGAAGCTCACAGTTATTGATACCCCTGGATTTGGTGACCAGATCAACAATGAAAACTG CTGGGAGCCCATTGAGAAATATATTAATGAGCAGTATGAGAAGTTCCTGAAGGAGGAGGTcaatattgcaagaaagaaacGGATCCCAGACACGAGAGTCCACTGTTGCCTCTACTTTATCTCCCCCACAGGTCACTC CTTAAGACCTTTGGATATGGAATTCATGAAGCACTTGAGCAAAGTAGTCAACATCATCCCAGTTATCGCCAAGGCAGACACCATGACTCTGGAGGAGAAGATTGAGTTCAAACAGAGG GTCCGCAAGGAACTGGAAATCAATGGCATCGAATTTTACCCCCAAAAAGAGTTTGATGAGGACCTTGAAGATAAGACAGAGAATGACAAAATCAGG CAGGAAAGTATGCCATTTGCTGTGGTGGGCAGTGACAAGGAATATCAAGTGAACGGGAAAAGGGTCCTGGGGAGGAAGACGCCCTGGGGAGTCATCGAAG TGGAAAATCTCAGTCACTGTGAATTTGCTCTACTTCGAGACTTTCTCATTAG GACCCACCTTCAAGATCTAAAAGAAGTAACGCACAACATCCACTATGAGACTTACAGGGCTAAACGACTGAATGACAATGGGGGGCTCCCCCCAGTGACCGTAGAAACAGAAGAAAACCATGAAAGCAACCTGTGA
- the SEPTIN3 gene encoding neuronal-specific septin-3 isoform X2: MFKGPVDTKPEAAMSELVPEPRPKPVVPMKPVGINSNLLGYIGIDTIIEQMRKKTMKTGFDFNIMVVGQSGLGKSTLVNTLFKSQVSRKSSGWSREEKIPKTVEIKAIGHVIEEGGVKMKLTVIDTPGFGDQINNENCWEPIEKYINEQYEKFLKEEVNIARKKRIPDTRVHCCLYFISPTGHSLRPLDMEFMKHLSKVVNIIPVIAKADTMTLEEKIEFKQRVRKELEINGIEFYPQKEFDEDLEDKTENDKIRESMPFAVVGSDKEYQVNGKRVLGRKTPWGVIEVENLSHCEFALLRDFLIRTHLQDLKEVTHNIHYETYRAKRLNDNGGLPPVTVETEENHESNL, encoded by the exons ATGTTCAAAG GGCCAGTAGATACCAAGCCTGAAGCAGCCATGTCTGAGCTGGTGCCAGAGCCGCGGCCAAAACCAGTTGTGCCAATGAAACCCGTTGGTATCAATTCCAATCTGCTGGGCTACATTGGGATTGACACCATCATAGAGCAGATGCGCAAGAAGACCATGAAAACTGGATTTGACTTCAACATCATGGTTGTCG GCCAGAGTGGACTGGGCAAATCCACACTTGTGAACACCCTCTTCAAATCCCAAGTCAGTCGCAAGTCTTCAGGCTGGAGCCGCGAGGAGAAGATCCCTAAGACAGTGGAAATCAAGGCCATTGGGCATG TTATTGAAGAAGGTGGTGTCAAAATGAAGCTCACAGTTATTGATACCCCTGGATTTGGTGACCAGATCAACAATGAAAACTG CTGGGAGCCCATTGAGAAATATATTAATGAGCAGTATGAGAAGTTCCTGAAGGAGGAGGTcaatattgcaagaaagaaacGGATCCCAGACACGAGAGTCCACTGTTGCCTCTACTTTATCTCCCCCACAGGTCACTC CTTAAGACCTTTGGATATGGAATTCATGAAGCACTTGAGCAAAGTAGTCAACATCATCCCAGTTATCGCCAAGGCAGACACCATGACTCTGGAGGAGAAGATTGAGTTCAAACAGAGG GTCCGCAAGGAACTGGAAATCAATGGCATCGAATTTTACCCCCAAAAAGAGTTTGATGAGGACCTTGAAGATAAGACAGAGAATGACAAAATCAGG GAAAGTATGCCATTTGCTGTGGTGGGCAGTGACAAGGAATATCAAGTGAACGGGAAAAGGGTCCTGGGGAGGAAGACGCCCTGGGGAGTCATCGAAG TGGAAAATCTCAGTCACTGTGAATTTGCTCTACTTCGAGACTTTCTCATTAG GACCCACCTTCAAGATCTAAAAGAAGTAACGCACAACATCCACTATGAGACTTACAGGGCTAAACGACTGAATGACAATGGGGGGCTCCCCCCAGTGACCGTAGAAACAGAAGAAAACCATGAAAGCAACCTGTGA